The Lolium rigidum isolate FL_2022 chromosome 2, APGP_CSIRO_Lrig_0.1, whole genome shotgun sequence genomic interval TTGCCTTTAGACAAGAacatagagaaaaaaaaaaggtgatTAGTGAGAACAGCCACCGGAGAGTTGCTTCTCAAAGAAATAGGAAATGTACCTTCTTGGTAAGAGAATCGCGTGCAACGATGTCAAGTTCTATGACCTTCTTTCCCGAGAGAAGTTGCAACACCACCACACCAAAGCTGTAGATATCGCTGGCACAAGTAAGCTTGGAGTGTGTGATGTACTCAGGGTCCATGTAACCAATGGTTCCCCTGACATCTGTGAACACCTTGGTCTCCTCCATCTGCAGCATTTTTGCCAGCCCGAAATCAGACAGCTTAGGCTCCATGTCCTCCGTCAGCAAGATGTTGCTAAGCTGTGAAAAAAAAAGAATTCAGCACACAAACACAAGATGGCTATTTTTTTTCCGATGCTCCGTTATTATTCCTTTCTCTCGTGAATGAGCAGAAATGTTTATATTTAGGGATGGAAAAATATTCTGACCTTAATGTCTCTATGTACAATGCATCCATCCGAGTGTGTGTGAAGAAACCTCAGGACAGAGGCACAATCCCGGAGGATCTTGACTCTTGTTGGCCATGAGAGAACAGCATCACCTCCTGGCAATTAATCAAGAACATAATAGTAACTTCTAAGGATTCGACAAGTGTAGCTAGCTAGGTTGAAATAATAGGCATGATTGATTGGTCCTTGTTCTTACGGAGTAGATTCTGGGCTAGGTTGCCGTTGGCGCAGTACTCGTAGACCAGGTACTGGTCGCTCCCGTCGTCGCAGTAGCCGAAGAGGCAGACGAGGTTTGGGTGCCTCACCTTGGACAGCCCGTCGGCCTCCCTGGTGAAGGACCCGGACATGGCCGTGTGGTGGATGTGCTTGATTGCCACGAGCTGGCCGCTGGGCAGCACCCCCTGGTACACCTGCCCCGCGCTGCCGGAGCCAAGGTAGATTCGGGTGTTGGCGTAGTCCATAGCCCGCTCGATCTCAGTCTTGGTAAACCTGTACAGGCCCGACCACCGGTTGATCACCTCCCCGCTGTGCACCTTGCTATCGTAAGGCGAGCCGACGGTATCGTCAGCTGATCTGCTCTTGGGCATCAGGTATTTGATGATTGCGATGGCGAGGGCCAGCACCATGACGGGGAAGACTATGAAGATGGCCAACAAGCTACCTGAAATGCTTGTTACTTGGAGCCTTTAGTATAGGGAGCGGTGTTGAAGGTAGTATGAATGCGCAAGCTAGAACGGTTCGGTAAGGGCATACGTTTTATCTTGATGTAATCACCATCTGCAATTTATCAAAAGGAAGAATCGTGTTAACTAAGGTTGTGTGTTAATAAAGGGACACATGCatggattgatgcagaggccgtgcTGCTCCTTTTCGAAAAAGAAAGACTAAGATTATGTTACGATTGTCATTTGGTTTTTCTTTTATGAAAAGTTCACCaacctattaataatcatcagcaATAGAAGAAGTAGTCTAACAGGTAATAAAAATTGCAAACAGTTTTTGGAAATCGGACCTGTGACAATATCTGGATCAGCCTTGCAACCATGCGAGGCTGCCAAGATGAAAACGAGCCAAAGCAACAACGCTTTCTCCATCCTCGAGTCCCCTGCAATCAGACGAGGACGAACTTTGCGAGTACTCCCATGGAACCCAACTTATAGGCAATATTCGTCCGTTGTTTTCATCGTTGGTAGCTGACCTGTATACATGGAGAGCTGGATATCCTTCTTGGATGATCTGGCACTTGACTAGTTTAATGAGTTCTCGTCTTCTCTTATGcattgatcttttttttttgaacatactTATGCATTGATCATGGCGCACGTATGTATGCGCACCTTTTAGGGGTATCATGCTCGAATAGTGTGTTGTAGAGTTGCTTTCGGGGGGCATAGGTAGCACCGATCGGTGGTAGCCATAGAACCCCACGGCTGAGTTTCTGCTTGTACGTATTGTGTATTCTAAGGCTGCAGCACAAGCTGGCAAGAGGGGGACGTGCTAATATATGGTCCAAATAGCTAAACAATATCTTCAAGCATGCCTGTTTAGTCGAAACCAACTATGAATTCGTTCCATCATGATAGTTGTCCAAGTGAAAATTTGTGTAATATTTTATACAGTACAGAACTCGTGCGCTACTACGGCCACAATAAATCAAATGAACAACTTTATTAGTACATTTCTTAATCCGCAACTGCAGGGAGCCCTTGATTGACCTGGCTTTTACACCGTGCCATGGTGAAAATCAGAACATGAATTTTAAATGTGTAATGATAAAAATCACATGATGTTTTAAGTTGCTTGTCAGGCGATGAACGGAAGCACGAGCACGGGCAACGTAGTTCATCGCAAGAATATGCCTACAATCCCCTTTCCACGGAGAAGCAAACCAAGGCGTCGGCAAAGACGACAAGAGCTCACTGTGCGACAATGGCCTTCATCTTTGGGGAGCCCTCACGTTTCGGAGTCCACTCGAGAAATGCAActcgttagagcatcttcagccgcgttccccaaagggatttggggcgcgccggaccaaaaaaccgttccagctgcg includes:
- the LOC124690133 gene encoding putative serine/threonine-protein kinase, whose product is MEKALLLWLVFILAASHGCKADPDIVTDGDYIKIKRSLLAIFIVFPVMVLALAIAIIKYLMPKSRSADDTVGSPYDSKVHSGEVINRWSGLYRFTKTEIERAMDYANTRIYLGSGSAGQVYQGVLPSGQLVAIKHIHHTAMSGSFTREADGLSKVRHPNLVCLFGYCDDGSDQYLVYEYCANGNLAQNLLRGDAVLSWPTRVKILRDCASVLRFLHTHSDGCIVHRDIKLSNILLTEDMEPKLSDFGLAKMLQMEETKVFTDVRGTIGYMDPEYITHSKLTCASDIYSFGVVVLQLLSGKKVIELDIVARDSLTKKARDVVSGKKPLDEFIDSRVRDEVNIEDFVLILKIAVLCVAHSSVGRPTIKDVYEEMDKAWRNTNAKAARSTKKIDSSNTSEYAKMIDV